The nucleotide sequence TGGTCAAGCCGGAGGAGCTGACCTACCACATCCGGGAAGCCGTGCTCACCGGCCGGGCGGAGCGGATCGGGCACGGCGCGGACGTGCTCGGCGAGGACGACTGGCCGCAGCTGCTGCGCACGATGGCCGACCGGCACGTGATGGTGGAGATCAACCTCAGCAGCAACGAGCAGATCCTCGGGCTCTCCGGCCGGGACCACCCGTTCCCGAGCTACCGCGCGTTCCGGGTACCGGTCACCCTCTCCACCGACGACGAGGGCGTCTCCCGCATCGACCTCACCCACGAGTACCAGCGCGCCGCCACCGGCTACCGCCTGCGCTACCGCGACCTGAAAACCCTGGCCCGCACCAGCCTCGACCACGCCTTCCTCGACGGCGCGTCACTGTGGCGCAGCCCGGACACCTTCGTGCCGGCCACACCGTGCGCCCGTGACCGGTTGGGCGCACCCCACCCCGGCCCGGCCTGCCGGACGTTCCTCGCCGGCAGTCCGAAAGCGAGCGTGCAATGGCAGCAGGAAGCCGAGTTCACCGCGTTCGAGCACCGCTACCGCTGAGTCCGGCACGACGTCGGGAAAGGAAGTCCGTATGTCTTCATGGCGGCGTTGCATCCCGGTTCTGTTCCTGCTCCTGGCTTCCGCAGGCTTCGCACCACCCGCCCGCGCGGCGGAGGCGGCCCACCACGTGGTGTCCATCGCGCAGGCACGCACCCTGCCGCCGGGCACGGTGGTCACCGTCGACGGTGTGGCGACAACCCCCTCGGGTGCGTTCGAGTCCAGCTTCTTCGACAAGGGTTTCGGACTGCAGGAGCGCAGCGCCGGTATCTACGTCAGCGTCGCGGTGGACCTGGGTATCGCTCCCCGCACCCGGGTCCGGGTGACCGGCACGCTGCGCGACAGCTCCGGGTTGCTCATCCTCGTGGTCGACGACCCGGCCGCCGTCGTGCACGGCAACGGACCCGCCGTCCGGCCGCGGCCGCTCGCCACCGGTGCCGTCGGCGAGAACTCCGAGGGACAGCTGGTGCGCGTGGTCGCCAAAATCACCCAGGCGCCGGCGCCGGATCTGCCGTACGGGTTCAAGTTCTCCGTCGACGACGGCTCGGGCGAACTCACCATCTTCGTCAACACCCAGACCGGCATCGACCTCACCGGACTCGCCGCCGGCGAAACCGTCGGCGTGACCGGTTTCAGCAGCCAATTCGACACCCACTACGAAATCGACCCACGATTCGCGGCCGACATCACCAGCTGCCATCGATGATCCGCAACGGAAGGGACGACATGAAAACCGGCTACTCCGATCGCACCGATCAAGAATTCCTGACCAGCATGGTGGACAGCATCAACCAGCACCGGGCGAAGCACGGAGTCCCGCCCGTGGTCCTCGACCAGCAGCTCGTCGACTACGCCAAGTCCCGGGCCGAGCACGTCGCGGACAAGGGAGCTCTCGTCCACGACGGGACCGGAGGGTACGGAGAGAACCTCTACTCGTCGAGTTCGTCCGAACCGGTCCAGGGACCGGCCACGGCGGCGAGCGACGCCTGGTACGCCGAAATCAAGTACTACAACTACGAGACGTTCGCCAGCAACGACCCGAAGAAAGCGATCGGACACTTCACCCAGCTCGTCTGGAAGGACAGCACCAAGATCGGTGCGGGTCGCGTGTGCGGCAGCGCGGACAACACCTGGCACGACACCTACATCGCCGTGAACTTCTCCTCGGCCGGAAACATGTCAGGCGCGTACAAGGACAACGTCCTCCCGCCGGCCCAGTGACCGGATGACCGAGCGGCCCGCCGCCGGAACCGACGGCGGGCCGTCACCGGCCGTTGAAGGCGCGTTCCCGGGTCCGGCCGTCGAGGCTGTCGCCGAAGAGGCGGGCGTCGTGGTCGGGTACGTGCTCCGCGGACTTCGGAACGGGAGTCGCCGGCGCCTGCTCCGTGCGCACGCGGGGCAACGCGTACGGATGTGCCCGGCGGACCCACCGCACGAGCTGTTCGCGGACCAGGCAGCGCAGGTCGAACAACGTCGGCGCGTCGGCCGCGCTCACCAGCGCACGAACCCGGATCAGGGTGTTCACCGCGTCGGTCACCTGCAGCACGCTGACCCGGCCGTCCCAGAGGTCGGTGTCACCCAGGATCCGGCGCAGTTCCTCGCGCATCTCCTCCACCGGCACCGACCAGTCCAGATCCAGCTCCACCGTGCCCAGAAGCGCCGCTTCCCGGCGGGTCCAGTTCTCGAACGGCTGGGACATGAAGTAGGAGGTGGGCATCACCAGCCGGCGGTCGTCCCACAGGTGGATCACCAGGTAGGTCAGCGTGATGTCCTCGATGCGGCCCCACTCGTTCTCCACGATCACCACGTCGTCGAGACGGATCGCATCACTGAACGCGATCTGCATCCCGGCGAACACGTTGCCGAGCAGGGACTGCGCGGCCAGCGCCGCCACCGCGCCGATGACCCCGGCCGAGGCGAGCAGGCTGGTGCCCGCAGCCCGCGCCATCGGGAAGGTCATCAGCATCGCGCCGAGCGCGATCAGCGCGACTCCGGCGACGGTGATCCGACGGACCAAGGTGACCTGCGTCTGCAGCCGCCGGGCGTGCCGGTTGTCCGGGACGTCGACCCGCAGCCTCGAAAGCGCGGCCTGCTCGACCGACGTCAGGATCCCGGCAACGAGCCATCCACCGACCCCGATCAACGCCAGCCCGAGCCCGTGGCTCACCGGCCCCTGCCACGGCCCGTCCGGGAGGCCGAAGGCGCCGGCGCTGCGCACCGCGACCACCGCGGCGAACCACAGGAACGGCCGGTGCGCGTGCACCGTCAGCTCGGCCAAGACCGCGGACCGCCGCCCCAGCCGCCGCACCACCCGGCGGAAGAGGTGCTCGGCGACGAGGAATAGCCCGAACGCCGCCGCCGCGACAACGACCGCAGACACCAACCGGCCCCATCCGTCGGACACTCGCCTTCCTCCTTTCGGGCATCTCGTCAGGCGTACCCACCGCGGCCACATCCCGACACGGTGGCTGTTCTCACAGCGCAGGAGCCCGCGCCGGTCGGGCCTCGGCGTGGGCGCAGGCTGGGTGGGCGCGGCTCAGGTGCCGGATGAGCAGGTCGATCTTCCGGCGGTTCAGGTGCGCTGGTAGATGCTCACGTCGTCGATGTCGGCCTTCGAGCGGTCCTTCAGGAAGATCACGCACAACACCGTGACCACCGCGGACAGGACGATGTAGCCGGAGATCGCGTACGGCGTCCCGGTCGTGTGCAGCAGCCACGTCGCCAGCAGCGGCGCCGGCCCGCCCGCGAACACCGACGCCAGCTGGTAGCCGAGCCCCGCGCCGCCGTAGCGCAGGTGCGTCGGGAAGCTTTCGCCGATCAACGCCGCCTGCGGGCCGTATTGGAGTGCGTGCGGGACGAAGGACACCACGACCGCGACGAACACCAGCGCGTGGTTGCCGTGCGCCAGGATGGTGAAGTACGGGAACGCGATCACCCCGGTCAGCACCGCCCCGCACAGGTAGACCCGTTTGCGGCCGAAGGTGTCCGACAGCGACGAGAACAGCGGGATCAGCGCCAGCTCGCACGCCGCGCCGACGAGAACCGCGTTGAGCACGAAGGTCTTGCTGAACTCGTGCCGCGACACGACGTAGATCAGCACGTAGCTGGTGAACAGGTAGAACGGCATCTGCTCGCTGAACCGGACGCCGGCCGAGAGCAGGATTTCCCGCCAGTGGTGCCGGATCGCGTCGAGCACCGGCGTCCGCGCGGTCTGCCGGTTCTCGAGCAGCTTCGCGAACATCGGCGTCTCGAGGATCTTCAGCCGGATCACCAGGCCGACGGCGACGAGCACCAGGCTGAGCAGGAACGGGATCCGCCAGCCCCAGGAGTCGAACGCTTCGGGGGAGAGGGTCGCCGACAGCAGCGTCATCCCGCCGGTGCCCAGCACCAGCCCGACCGGGACGCCGATCTGCGCGAAACTGCCGAGCAGCCCGCGTTTGCGCTGGTCACCCCACTCCATGGCGAGCAGCACCGAGCCACTCCACTCACCGCCGATGGCGATGCCCTGCACCAGCCGCAGCAGCACCAGGATCAGCGGGGCGGCGACCCCGATCGCCGACGTCCCGGGCAGCATCCCGACGACGCCGGAGGAGATGCCCATCAGCAGCAGCGTGACGATCAGCGTCGCCTTCCGCCCGATCCGGTCGCCCCAGTGCCCGAAGATCGCGGCGCCGACCGGCCGCGCGGCGAACCCGACCGCGTAGGTGGCGAACGACTGCATGGCGCCGGCGTAAGCACTCGACGCGGGGAAGAACAGGTGCGGGAAGACCAACGCCGCCGCGGTGTTGTAGAGGAAGAAGTCGTACCACTCGATGGTCGTGCCGACCGCGCTCGCCAGCGCCGCCCGCCGTACCTGCACCTTGCTGCCCGTTGCCACCTTGTGAGTGACGCTGTTGTCGCCCAGAACCATCTCGCAACACCTCCGGTGACCGATGTCACACAACAGTGTGACGCGCGTCGACGGTTTCGGCGATCGATGACGCGTTTCTCGTCCGGTCGGTGCCGGAGCGCCGGAAAATCGAGCGCGCACGGTCGCGAAACGCCTGCCTGCACGGCCGCGAGTTGCGCCGGCGGCGGCGACACTCCTCTCCGGCGTGTCCGCCACCAAACTTGCCAACTAGGCAACTTTGCAGAATCTGCAAAGTTCGGTACCTTGGGGTCATGGACACCGACCGCGCCGGCCTTCGTGATCGCAAGAAGCAGCAAACGCGGATCGCGCTGAGCTGGGCGGCCATCCGGCTGACCGTCGAACGCGGGTACGACAACGTCCGGATCGAAGACATCGCCGCCGAAGCCGGGGTGTCCACCCGGACCTTCAGCAACTACTTCGGCAGCAAGGGCGAAGCCATCGTCGCCCGCCACCACGACCGGGCGCGCGCCATCGCCACCGCCCTGGGCGAACGGCCCGCCGATGAGCCGATCTGGGACGCCATCACCCAGGCCGCGCTCGACGGGTTCGCGCTCGGCGAACCGATCCCCGACGGGCAGGGCGCCACGCCGGCGTGGGTCGAAGGGCTGCGGCTGATGGTCGCCGAGCCCACCCTGCAAGGCGAGTTCCAGAAAGCCGGTGCGGCGGCCGAAACCGAGTTCGCGCTCGCCGTCGCCGAACGCACCGGCACCGACCCCGCCCGGGACGTCTACCCGCGGCTCGTCGCGGGCGTCGTCGTGGCTGCGCTCAACGTTGTCACCCAGCAGTGGCTCATCGCCGAACCGCAGCCGTCGCTGGAAGAGGTCCTGCGGGACGTCTTCGGCCGGCTGGCCGCCGGCCTGCCCGAACCCCGCTAACGCCACACCCATCCGAAGACCGCCCGCGCACCGGGCTGCTTCGCCGTGCCCGGAAACAGGGCCCGAAAACAGTGCCGAAAACAAAAGGAGTTCCGCCATGGAAGACGTCGTCATCGCCGGAGCCGGCCCCAACGGCCTCATGCTCGCCTGCGAACTCGCCCTCGCCGGCATCCGCCCGCTGGTCCTGGAGCGGCTACCCGAACCCACCACCGAAAACCGCGCCAACGGCCTCGTCGGGCAGGTCGTGCGTCTCCTCGACCGCCGCGGGCTGCACGAGCGGCTGGCCGGTCCGATGGGGCCGCCCTCGCCGGCGTTCGTCTTCGGCGCGCTGCGCCTCGACCTCACCCTCGCCGACCGCAACCCGCTGAACATCCTCGGCGTGCCGCAGCGCCGCGTCGAAGCGGTGCTCGACGAGCGCGCCGCCGAACTCGGCGTCGAGGTCCGGCGCGGGCACGAGCTCACCGGCATGACCCAGGACGCCGACGCGGTCACCGCCGAGGTCACCGGACCCGAGGGCGGCTACCGGCTCACGACGCGGTACCTCGTCGGCGCGGACGGCGGCCGCAGCGCCACACGCAAGCTCGCCGGCATCGGCTTCCCCGGCGTCACCGAAGACCGCACCGTGTCCCGCACCGCCAACGCCACCGTGCCGGCGGAATTCGTCGACGCGGCATCCGGCGGCTTGCGCGTGCCGGGCCACGACGTCATCCCGCCGTTCTTCCACTACCGCACCGAAACCGGCCTGTTCGTCTACGCGCCGTTCCCGACCGGCACGCTCGTCACCACGATCGAGTGGACCGACGAGGAGGAAACCGGCGACGAGCCCCCGATGACCCTCGACGAGCAGCACGCGAGCATCGAGCGGGTACTCGGCTTCGCTCTGCCCATCGGGCCGCCGGAAGGCGACGGGCCCCACCTGCTGCGGCGGTTGCGCGGGCGCAACACCCGGCTGGCCGAGAAGTTCCGCGAAGGGCGGGTCCTGCTGGTCGGCGACGCCGCCCACGTCCACTCCGCCATCGGCGGACCCGGGCTCAACCTCGGCCTGCAGGACGCTGTCGGGCTCGGCTGGAAGCTCGCCGCCACCCTGCACGGCTGGGCGCCCGAAGGCCTGCTGGACACCTACGAGAGCGAACGCCGCCCGGTCGCCGAGCGCGTGGTCATGCACACCCAGGCGCAGTCCGCGCTGATCACGCCGGGCGGCGACGTCACCGCGCTGCGCGAGCTGTTCGGCGAGCTGCTGCGGCTCCCGTCCACGGTGCAGCACATCGCGGACCTGATGACCGGCGCGGACATCCGGTACACCCCGGCCACCGACCACCCGCTGGACGGCCGCTGGGCCCCCGACCTCCTCCTGGCCGACGGCACCCGGCTCGCCGAGCTGACCCGGACGGCCCGGCCGCTGCTGCTGGACTTCACCGGCTCGCTCGGCGACGAGCTGCGCGGCTGGACCGACCGGGTCGATCTCGTTCCCGGCGACGCCCCGGGCGACACGACCGCGCTGCTCGTCCGGCCTGACGGCTACGTCGCCTGGGCGTCCGGCTCGGCCGAGCCGGACGACACGGAACGCAAGGCCCTCCGCACCGCCCTCGAACGGTGGTTCGGCCACCCGCTTGACGCGTAGGAGATCTCCTACGTATTGTCGGCGGCATGACGATCACCCACGTGCAGTTCCTGACACTGCCGGTTGCCGACCACGCCCGCGCGCGGGATTTCTACGTGGGCAAGCTCGGCTTCGAAGCGCTCGTCGACCGCCGCACACCCGAGGGCGGCCGGTTCGTGATGGTCGCCCCGAAGGGGGCCAAGACCGGCGTGGTCCTGACCGACCGGCAGGTCACCGGGATCGAACCGGGTCCGCGGCACTTCCAGCTGCAGACCACCGACGTCGACGCCGATGTCGCCGCGCTGCGGGCGGCCGGGGTCGAGGTCGCCGAGCCGCAGGCGCAGCCGTGGGGCCGGGCGACGTCGTTCACCGACCTCGACGGCCACCGGATCGGCCTGCTCGAGCCGTCGGACTTCGGCGCCGTGCCGCGCTGATGCCGGTCAACGACGACGTCTTCGCCGCGCTGGCCAGCCCGGCGCGGCGCGAGGTGCTGCGGCTGCTGCTCGACGGTCCGATGCCCGCCGGCTCGATCGCCGAACGGTTCGAGATGGCCCGGCCCAGCCTTTCGGAACACCTTCGGGTGCTGCGGGAGGCGGGCCTGGTCACCGAGCAGCGTCAGGGCCGCCACCGCGTCTACCGCCTCGACGCGGCCCCGCTGGAAGAGGTCGCGGACTGGCTGACCCCGTACGAGCGCTTCTGGCGCACCAAGCTGGCCAACCTGCGTGACCTGCTGGACGAAGAGGAAGACCTGTGACCGACGACGACCCGACGGCGATCCACGTCGACCAGTTCCTCGCCCACCCGGCGCGCAAGGTGTGGCGCGCGCTGACCGAGCCGGACCTCCTGGAACGCTGGCTGAACATGCCCAACGACATCAAGCCCGTGGTGGGGCACCGCTTCCAGCTGCTGGCCGAGCCGGTGCCCGCGGCCGGGTTCGCCGGTGGCCCGGTGGTGTGCGAGGTCCTGGAAGTCGAGCCCGAGCGCAAGCTCAGCATCCGCTGGGGTCCGCAGTGGACGGTCACCTGGCGGCTCGAACCGGAGGGCACCGGCACCCGGCTGTTCCTCAGCCACGAAGGGTTCGACCCGGACGACGAGTTCCAGCGCGTCTCCCGCCGGATCATGGGCGGCGGCTGGCGCTCGCACGTCCCGCGGGCGCTGGCCCGGTTGCTGGACACGCTGCCGGATCCGGCCCCGTTCTCAATCCGGCCAAAAGCAGGCCGACCCCCGCGCGGCACGTAACCGTTGCCACAAAGCCATTCGGCCGTGACTGTGGTCGGATTGAGAACGCATCGGCACAGTACGATCGGACGGTGACCCCCGCCGCTGACCCCGCCGAGTCGAAACCGCTGCGCGCCGACGCCCGGCGCAACCGGGCCCGCGTGCTGGAGGCGGCGGAGAGCGTGTTCGCGGCGAAGGGCACCGGAGCGCCGACCGAGGAGGTCGCCCGCGTCGCCGGCGTCGGCATCGGCACGGTGTTCCGGCACTTCCCGACGAAGGAAGCGCTGCTCGAAGCGGTGCTCTTCGCCCGGCTGAGCCGGTTCGTCGACGAGGCCGAGACGGCGGTGGCCGCGGAGTCCGCCGAGCCGGGCCGCGCGTTCTTCACGTTCCTCACCAGCTGGGTCGAGATGTCGAGCGCGAAGAACGCCTACTTCCAGGCGCTCACCGCGGCCGGGGTCACGGTCCCGGTGGCGAAGTCCGACATCGGCGCGCGGCTGCTGACGGCGCTGGGCGTGCTGCTTTCGCGCGCGCAGCAGGCGGGCGCGGTCCGGGACGACCTCGTCGTCGGCGAGCTCATCCCGGTGATCATCGGGGTCGCACGGGCCGCCGAGTACGCCGGTCCGGACGCGACCCTGCGCGACCGGACCGTGGAGATCCTCTTCGACGGTCTCCGCCCGTCAGCGGGGGACCGGCGCTGAGCCCACCGGCGCGAGCACCGGGCGCTTCGCGGTGAGCGTGTCGCCGGAGGACTCGCCCCGCAGCCGGCGTCGCACCCACGGCAGCGCGTGCTCCTGGGCCCACTTGAGGTTCTGGCTGCGGCGCGCGGCCGGGCTCAGCACCTCGCGCGGCCCCAGCTCGGCCGCGGCCAGCGGGTGTTCGACGCCGAGGGCGGCCAGCACGGCGATGGCGACCTCGGTGTGGCCGTAGGCGTTGAGGTGCAGGCGGTCGGGCGCCCACAGCCGCCGGTCGCGCAGCTGCCGCATGGCCCACATGTCCACCAGCAGCGCGTCGTGGCGGGCGGCGATGGCACGGACGAACTCGTTGTAGATGGCGACCCGGCCGCGCATCTTGCGGAACAGCGCGTCCTCGACGCCGTC is from Amycolatopsis mediterranei and encodes:
- a CDS encoding SGNH/GDSL hydrolase family protein, translating into MSKRLVTLGDSFTEGVGDDDPAAPNGVRGWADRVAEQLAAREPEFRYANLAIRGKLMPQILGEQLEPALAMDPDLVTLYAGGNDLMRPKVDIDALMTGYEAAVAKIRATGARLVLFTGVDGVEDALFRKMRGRVAIYNEFVRAIAARHDALLVDMWAMRQLRDRRLWAPDRLHLNAYGHTEVAIAVLAALGVEHPLAAAELGPREVLSPAARRSQNLKWAQEHALPWVRRRLRGESSGDTLTAKRPVLAPVGSAPVPR
- a CDS encoding metalloregulator ArsR/SmtB family transcription factor; protein product: MPVNDDVFAALASPARREVLRLLLDGPMPAGSIAERFEMARPSLSEHLRVLREAGLVTEQRQGRHRVYRLDAAPLEEVADWLTPYERFWRTKLANLRDLLDEEEDL
- a CDS encoding SRPBCC family protein — protein: MTDDDPTAIHVDQFLAHPARKVWRALTEPDLLERWLNMPNDIKPVVGHRFQLLAEPVPAAGFAGGPVVCEVLEVEPERKLSIRWGPQWTVTWRLEPEGTGTRLFLSHEGFDPDDEFQRVSRRIMGGGWRSHVPRALARLLDTLPDPAPFSIRPKAGRPPRGT
- a CDS encoding VOC family protein: MTITHVQFLTLPVADHARARDFYVGKLGFEALVDRRTPEGGRFVMVAPKGAKTGVVLTDRQVTGIEPGPRHFQLQTTDVDADVAALRAAGVEVAEPQAQPWGRATSFTDLDGHRIGLLEPSDFGAVPR
- a CDS encoding TetR family transcriptional regulator, with the translated sequence MDTDRAGLRDRKKQQTRIALSWAAIRLTVERGYDNVRIEDIAAEAGVSTRTFSNYFGSKGEAIVARHHDRARAIATALGERPADEPIWDAITQAALDGFALGEPIPDGQGATPAWVEGLRLMVAEPTLQGEFQKAGAAAETEFALAVAERTGTDPARDVYPRLVAGVVVAALNVVTQQWLIAEPQPSLEEVLRDVFGRLAAGLPEPR
- a CDS encoding FAD-dependent monooxygenase, with product MEDVVIAGAGPNGLMLACELALAGIRPLVLERLPEPTTENRANGLVGQVVRLLDRRGLHERLAGPMGPPSPAFVFGALRLDLTLADRNPLNILGVPQRRVEAVLDERAAELGVEVRRGHELTGMTQDADAVTAEVTGPEGGYRLTTRYLVGADGGRSATRKLAGIGFPGVTEDRTVSRTANATVPAEFVDAASGGLRVPGHDVIPPFFHYRTETGLFVYAPFPTGTLVTTIEWTDEEETGDEPPMTLDEQHASIERVLGFALPIGPPEGDGPHLLRRLRGRNTRLAEKFREGRVLLVGDAAHVHSAIGGPGLNLGLQDAVGLGWKLAATLHGWAPEGLLDTYESERRPVAERVVMHTQAQSALITPGGDVTALRELFGELLRLPSTVQHIADLMTGADIRYTPATDHPLDGRWAPDLLLADGTRLAELTRTARPLLLDFTGSLGDELRGWTDRVDLVPGDAPGDTTALLVRPDGYVAWASGSAEPDDTERKALRTALERWFGHPLDA
- a CDS encoding mechanosensitive ion channel family protein codes for the protein MSDGWGRLVSAVVVAAAAFGLFLVAEHLFRRVVRRLGRRSAVLAELTVHAHRPFLWFAAVVAVRSAGAFGLPDGPWQGPVSHGLGLALIGVGGWLVAGILTSVEQAALSRLRVDVPDNRHARRLQTQVTLVRRITVAGVALIALGAMLMTFPMARAAGTSLLASAGVIGAVAALAAQSLLGNVFAGMQIAFSDAIRLDDVVIVENEWGRIEDITLTYLVIHLWDDRRLVMPTSYFMSQPFENWTRREAALLGTVELDLDWSVPVEEMREELRRILGDTDLWDGRVSVLQVTDAVNTLIRVRALVSAADAPTLFDLRCLVREQLVRWVRRAHPYALPRVRTEQAPATPVPKSAEHVPDHDARLFGDSLDGRTRERAFNGR
- a CDS encoding TetR/AcrR family transcriptional regulator, translated to MTPAADPAESKPLRADARRNRARVLEAAESVFAAKGTGAPTEEVARVAGVGIGTVFRHFPTKEALLEAVLFARLSRFVDEAETAVAAESAEPGRAFFTFLTSWVEMSSAKNAYFQALTAAGVTVPVAKSDIGARLLTALGVLLSRAQQAGAVRDDLVVGELIPVIIGVARAAEYAGPDATLRDRTVEILFDGLRPSAGDRR
- a CDS encoding MFS transporter, with the protein product MVLGDNSVTHKVATGSKVQVRRAALASAVGTTIEWYDFFLYNTAAALVFPHLFFPASSAYAGAMQSFATYAVGFAARPVGAAIFGHWGDRIGRKATLIVTLLLMGISSGVVGMLPGTSAIGVAAPLILVLLRLVQGIAIGGEWSGSVLLAMEWGDQRKRGLLGSFAQIGVPVGLVLGTGGMTLLSATLSPEAFDSWGWRIPFLLSLVLVAVGLVIRLKILETPMFAKLLENRQTARTPVLDAIRHHWREILLSAGVRFSEQMPFYLFTSYVLIYVVSRHEFSKTFVLNAVLVGAACELALIPLFSSLSDTFGRKRVYLCGAVLTGVIAFPYFTILAHGNHALVFVAVVVSFVPHALQYGPQAALIGESFPTHLRYGGAGLGYQLASVFAGGPAPLLATWLLHTTGTPYAISGYIVLSAVVTVLCVIFLKDRSKADIDDVSIYQRT
- a CDS encoding CAP family protein; its protein translation is MIRNGRDDMKTGYSDRTDQEFLTSMVDSINQHRAKHGVPPVVLDQQLVDYAKSRAEHVADKGALVHDGTGGYGENLYSSSSSEPVQGPATAASDAWYAEIKYYNYETFASNDPKKAIGHFTQLVWKDSTKIGAGRVCGSADNTWHDTYIAVNFSSAGNMSGAYKDNVLPPAQ